GAGGACCTGATGATGGAGCTGCGCCAGACCTTCACCATCATCGTGGTCACCCACAACATGCAGCAGGCCGCGCGCGTCTCCGACCGCACCGCCTTCTTCACCGCGCGCCCCGACGAGACCACCGGCAACCGCACCGGCCTGCTGGTGGAGTTCGACGACACCAACCGGATCTTCACCAACCCCGCCGACAAGCGCACCGAGGACTACATCTCCGGTCGCTTCGGCTGAGGGCTGCTCCGGATAGTCCCTGACCTTCCTCACCCCGACACGCCGCTGGGGTGTCCGGAAGGTCAGGGACTTTCTCGCGCTCCGGGGGCCTGCGAGCGGTCCCTGTGGAGGACGAGCCCGCTCCGGCCCGCGGTGCGCCACCCTGCGGGGCATGGCGACGCAAGGGCTGGGCTCGGGGCACGGGGTGGTCGTGCCGGTGCCCGTCGACCCGCGCGGCATCGACGGCCCCACGGCTCGCGAGGCGGCGGGCCCGTGGTGGCGGCGTACGTCGCGGGGCCGCTACGTGCCCGCGCACGTCGAGCCGAGCGCTGCGCAGCGCATCGCCGAGGCCGCCTGCCTGCTCCCGGCGCGTCACGTCTCGGTGACCGGGTGGGCGGCGCTGTCGTGGCGCGGGGCGCCGTACGCCGACGGGCTCACCGCGGCCGGTGAGCCGAGGCCGGTGCCGGTCTCGACGTCCCGTCGGCGGCTCCGTCCGCAACCGCTGTTCGCCCTGTGCGAGGAGCGCTGCGACCCCCGCGAGGTCGAGCTGGTGGACGGGGTGCCGATGAGCTCGGCGGTGCGGGCGACCTGCTTCGAGGTCAGGTACGCGGCCGGTCTCGATGCGGCCGTGGTGGTCCTCGACATGGCCTACCTCAGCGACCTGGTCGCCCCTGGCGAGGTCGCGGCCTGGGTGGGGTCGCACGCCAGCTACACCGGCATCGAGCAGGCCCGTCGGGCCCTGCCGCTGGCTGCGGAGAACGTGTGGTCGCCGATGGAGACCCGGCTGCGACTGCTGTGGCAGGAGCGGATGCCCGAGGTGTGCCTCCTGGCCAACGCCCCGGTCTTCGACACCCGCGGGAGCCACGTCGCGACCCCCGACCTCCTCGACCCGGCCAGCGGGGTGGCCGGCGAGTACGACGGCGAGCTGCACCTCGAGGGTGTCCGGCGGGCGCGTGACCTGCGCCGCGAGGGCGACCTGCGCCGCCACGGGCTGGAGCCGGTGGTGATGGTCGGCGCCGACCTCGCCTCGCCCGGCGACTTCCTCGACCGGCTGCGCGACGCCTACCGGCGGGCCGCCCAGCAGCCGGTCGCCGCGCGCGGCTGGACCCTGCAGCAGCCGCACTGGTGGCGCGACACCAGCACCGTGGCTCGGCGCCGCGCCCTGGTCGGCGTCGAGCGAGACCTGTGGCTGGCGCGCGGTCGTCGTACCGGCTGAGGCCGCGGGTCGGGACAGTCCCTGACCTTCCACACCGCGACACGCCGATCCGGTGTGTGGAACGTCAGGGACTATCCGCGCCCCCGCAGCCTCAGGGCAGCTGGAAGACGTAGTGCGAGACCCAGTAGAACGAGGCGGCGACCAGGCCGGCGGCGGGGAAGGTCAGCACCCAGGCGGTGACGATGGAGCGGGCCACGCCCCACCGCACGGCCGAGAAGCGCTTGGTGGCGCCGGCGCCCATCACCGCGGAGGTGATGGTGTGGGTGGTGGAGATGGGGGCCTCGAAGACGAACGCGGTCGTGTAGAGGACACCGGCGGCGACTGTCTCGGAGGCGAAGCCGCGGGCGGGGTCGAGGGCGATGATGCGTCGGCCCAGGGTGCGCATGATCCGCCAGCCGCCGGCCCAGGTGCCGGCCGAGATGGCGGCGGCCGCGGCGAGGATGACCCAGATCGGCAGCGGGTCGTCGGCGGTGGCGTACCCGCCGGTGACGAGGGCCAGGAAGATGACGCCCATCGTCTTCTGGGCGTCCTGCAGGCCGTGGCCGAGCGCCATCGCGGCGGCCGAGAGGGTCTGGGCGATCCGGAAGCCGCGCTGGGTGCGGTGCGGGTTGCGGCGCCGGAAGATCCACATGATCGCGACCATCAGCACGAACGCGGCGGCGAAGCCGAAGAGCGGCGAGGCGATCATCGGGAGCAGGATCTTGTCGACGATGACGTCCCACTTCACCAGCGACCCCGACGCGACGGCCGCGCCGACCAGGCCGCCGATGAGGGCGTGGGAGGAGGAGGAGGGCAGGCCGAAGTACCAGGTCAGCAGGTTCCAGGCGATCGCGCCGAGCAGGCCCGACATCACGATCACCAGCCCGGCGGTGCCGGCCTCGGGGGTGATCACCGACCCGACGGTGTTGGCGACCTCCTGGCCGAGGAAGGCGCCGATGAAGTTCATCACCGCGGCCATGGCGAGCGCGACCCGAGGGGTCAGCGCCCGGGTGGAGACCGAGGTGGCGATGGCGTTGGCGGCGTCGTGGAAGCCGTTGGTGTAGTCGAAGACCAGAGCGACGACGACGACCGCGATGACGATCGCGAGGGTCAACTCAGGACTCCTTGACCGCGATCTGCTCGATCCGGTTGGCGACGGTCTCGAACGCGTCGATCGACCCCTCGAGCGCCTCGGCGATGTCCTTGAGCTTGAGCACCTCCATCGCCTTGAACTCCCCGGAGAACAGGTTGGCGATGATGCGGCGGTGGTTGCGGTCGCCGGCGTTCTCGAGCCGGTTGATCTCGATCCAGTACTCGCCCAGCGACTGCATCGAGCGCAGGTTCGGCATCGTGGTCGCGGTCAGGTCGGCGCAGCGCTGCAGCAGCTCGACCTGGTCGAGCAGCTCGGGCGGCAGCACCTTGGGCTCGTAGAGCAGGACCATGTCGACGACCTCGTCCATCATGTCCATCACGTCGTCCAGGCCCGAGGCCAGCGCGTAGATGTCCTCGCGGTCGAAGGGCGTCACGAAGGTGGAGTTCACCTGCTTGACGATGGCGTGGGTGGTCTCGTCGGCGGCGTGCTCGGCCTCGCGCATCCGCAGGGCGACGGCCTCGCGGTCGGCCTCGTCGGAGAGCATCTCGGCGAGCAGCCCGGCACCGGTGACGAGGTGCTGGGCGGAGTCGGAGAAG
The Nocardioides marinisabuli genome window above contains:
- a CDS encoding DUF47 domain-containing protein: MRLRFRPVESSFYDHFSDSAQHLVTGAGLLAEMLSDEADREAVALRMREAEHAADETTHAIVKQVNSTFVTPFDREDIYALASGLDDVMDMMDEVVDMVLLYEPKVLPPELLDQVELLQRCADLTATTMPNLRSMQSLGEYWIEINRLENAGDRNHRRIIANLFSGEFKAMEVLKLKDIAEALEGSIDAFETVANRIEQIAVKES
- a CDS encoding inorganic phosphate transporter, translating into MTLAIVIAVVVVALVFDYTNGFHDAANAIATSVSTRALTPRVALAMAAVMNFIGAFLGQEVANTVGSVITPEAGTAGLVIVMSGLLGAIAWNLLTWYFGLPSSSSHALIGGLVGAAVASGSLVKWDVIVDKILLPMIASPLFGFAAAFVLMVAIMWIFRRRNPHRTQRGFRIAQTLSAAAMALGHGLQDAQKTMGVIFLALVTGGYATADDPLPIWVILAAAAAISAGTWAGGWRIMRTLGRRIIALDPARGFASETVAAGVLYTTAFVFEAPISTTHTITSAVMGAGATKRFSAVRWGVARSIVTAWVLTFPAAGLVAASFYWVSHYVFQLP